In the Wyeomyia smithii strain HCP4-BCI-WySm-NY-G18 chromosome 2, ASM2978416v1, whole genome shotgun sequence genome, one interval contains:
- the LOC129721903 gene encoding DNA replication licensing factor Mcm7 translates to MQRDYLADKETIKSFLTEFHKEDDDGKKIFVYARQMTNIAHREQVGLTVDLDDVVNYNDQLAEAIQLNARRYVKLFSDTVFELLPSYKEREVINRDPLDIYIEHRLLMQARTRNPHEERDARNSIPAELIKRFEVYFKAPSLSKAVSIREVKAQSIGKLVTLRGIVTRCTEVKPMMTVATYTCDRCGAETYQPVASMTFMPTVDCPSEDCRVNKAGGRLYLQTRGSKFMKFQELKIQEHSDQVPVGHIPRSLTVMCRGETTRMAQPGDHVVITGIFLPIQRSGFKAMVSGLLSETFLEAHRIVCLNKSDDGDTSNELTADELTELAKDDFYTRIASSLAPEIYGHLDVKKALLLLLVGGVDRSPDGMKIRGNINICLMGDPGVAKSQLLGYIDRLAVRSQYTTGRGSSGVGLTAAVMKDPLTGEMLLEGGALVLADQGVCCIDEFDKMADSDRVAIHEVMEQQTISIAKAGIMTCLNARVSILAAANPAYGRYNPRRTIEQNIQLPAALLSRFDLLWLIQDKPDRDNDLRLAKHITFVHSHGKQPPSRIKTLDMSLIRRYIALCKRKTPVITPELSDYIVNAYVELRREARNNRDVTFTSARNLLGILRLATALARLRLADEVDKDDVLEALRLLEMSKDSLNQTEQKTTHVQNTSDKIFALVRELAGASKTVKISDVMERCTTKGYKPDQVDNCIEQYEELNVWQVNQTRTKLTFI, encoded by the exons TCAACTATAACGATCAGCTGGCGGAAGCAATACAGCTGAACGCCAGACGCTACGTTAAACTGTTTTCGGATACAGTTTTTGAATTGCTGCCCTCTTACAAGGAGCGCGAAGTCATCAACAGGGATCCGTTGGATATTTACATCGAGCATCGACTGTTGATGCAGGCACGCACCAGAAATCCGCATGAAGAGCGTGACGCGCGTAATTCCATTCCAGCAGAGCTGATTAAGCGCTTCGAGGTGTACTTCAAAGCTCCCAGCTTATCGAAAGCCGTTTCCATTCGTGAGGTAAAGGCGCAAAGTATCGGGAAATTGGTGACACTTCGCGGTATTGTGACCAGATGTACCGAAGTGAAGCCGATGATGACAGTTGCCACCTATACATGTGATCGCTGTGGTGCTGAAACGTACCAACCTGTTGCATCGATGACTTTTATGCCAACGGTTGATTGTCCCTCGGAGGACTGCCGTGTGAATAAGGCCGGAGGGCGCCTCTATTTACAAACTCGTGGTTCTAAGTTTATGAAATTCCAGGAATTGAAGATTCAAGAACACAGCGATCAGGTTCCAGTGGGACACATTCCTCGGTCACTGACTGTTATGTGCCGTGGAGAAACCACACGCATGGCTCAACCTGGTGATCATGTTGTGATTACTGGTATTTTCCTACCGATACAAAGATCCGGATTTAAGGCTATGGTTTCTGGTTTGTTGAGTGAAACCTTCTTAGAGGCTCACAGGATTGTTTGTCTTAATAAATCGGACGACGGAGATACTAGTAACGAGTTGACTGCGGATGAGTTAACCGAATTGGCTAAAGATGATTTTTACACCCGGATCGCCAGTAGTTTGGCACCTGAAATTTACGGTCATCTTGACGTGAAAAAAGCTTTGCTGTTGCTTTTGGTTGGTGGTGTTGATCGCAGTCCGGATGGTATGAAGATTCGCGGTAATATAAACATTTGCTTGATGGGTGATCCTGGAGTAGCCAAGTCACAGTTGTTGGGATACATCGATCGCCTCGCAGTTCGTAGTCAGTACACTACAGGCCGCGGCTCATCTGGTGTTGGTTTGACAGCTGCCGTTATGAAGGATCCTTTGACTGGTGAAATGTTGCTCGAGGGAGGAGCGCTTGTTTTGGCTGATCAGGGTGTATGTTGTATTGATGAATTCGATAAAATGGCTGATTCGGATCGTGTTGCAATTCACGAAGTTATGGAGCAACAGACAATTTCGATTGCTAAAGCGGGTATAATGACGTGCTTGAATGCTCGAGTTTCAATTTTGGCTGCAGCCAATCCGGCATATGGCCGTTACAATCCTCGTCGCACTATCGAGCAAAACATTCAACTGCCAGCCGCGCTTCTGTCTCGTTTCGATCTGCTTTGGTTGATCCAGGATAAGCCGGATCGCGATAATGATCTGCGTTTGGCCAAACATATTACCTTTGTGCATAGCCATGGAAAGCAACCGCCGTCGCGGATTAAGACGCTGGACATGTCTCTGATTCGACGTTACATTGCACTCTGTAAACGCAAGACACCCGTCATCACTCCGGAACTGTCCGATTACATCGTGAATGCATACGTAGAGCTGCGTCGCGAGGCTCGTAACAATCGCGACGTGACTTTCACCTCTGCTAGGAATTTGTTGGGAATTCTTCGTCTGGCGACTGCTTTGGCTCGGCTGCGACTTGCCGATGAGGTCGATAAGGATGACGTGCTCGAGGCACTGCGGTTGCTGGAGATGTCGAAAGATTCGCTGAATCAGACCGAGCAGAAGACTACTCA CGTTCAAAATACATCGGACAAAATCTTCGCCCTTGTGCGAGAGCTGGCCGGTGCCAGCAAAACCGTTAAAATCTCTGATGTCATGGAACGGTGCACTACCAAGGGCTACAAACCTGACCAGGTGGACAACTGCATCGAGCAGTATGAGGAACTGAACGTCTGGCAGGTTAATCAAACCAGAACGAAGCTTACGTTTATTTAA